Proteins encoded together in one Nocardioides marinisabuli window:
- a CDS encoding SCO family protein, producing MAERPRATRRLLAPALLTASLLLSACGGGSEATGGALSAQVVDPPFDVSSTPLTDTDGEPYSLTEDTDARLTLVFFGYTRCPDICPAVLTNLASAMTRLEEADREQVEVVFVTSDPARDDAETVRAYLDRIDPDFTGLTGDLDDIEEVGESIAIGVTDGTRLPSGGYDPNTHSTQVVAIDGGDDAPLYWGQETSSAQFAADIHTLLARS from the coding sequence GTGGCTGAGCGCCCGCGCGCCACCCGCCGGCTGCTGGCCCCGGCGCTGCTCACCGCCTCCCTGCTGCTCAGCGCCTGCGGCGGCGGCAGCGAGGCGACGGGCGGGGCGCTGAGCGCCCAGGTCGTCGACCCGCCCTTCGACGTGTCCTCGACGCCGCTGACCGACACCGACGGCGAGCCCTACTCGCTGACCGAGGACACCGACGCCCGCCTGACCCTGGTGTTCTTCGGCTACACCCGCTGCCCCGACATCTGCCCGGCCGTGCTGACGAACCTGGCGAGCGCGATGACCCGGCTCGAAGAGGCCGACCGCGAGCAGGTCGAGGTGGTCTTCGTGACCAGCGACCCCGCCCGCGACGACGCCGAGACGGTGCGCGCCTACCTCGACCGGATCGACCCCGACTTCACCGGCCTGACCGGCGACCTCGACGACATCGAGGAGGTGGGGGAGTCGATCGCCATCGGTGTCACCGACGGCACCCGCCTGCCCAGCGGCGGCTACGACCCCAACACCCACAGCACCCAGGTGGTGGCCATCGACGGCGGCGACGACGCGCCGCTCTACTGGGGCCAGGAGACGTCGTCGGCGCAGTTCGCCGCCGACATCCACACCCTGCTCGCGAGGAGCTGA
- the trpA gene encoding tryptophan synthase subunit alpha — MSATTPMQSVFERTRAEGRAALVGYLPAGFPDVQGGIDAMLAMVEAGCDVIEVGLPYSDPVMDGPTIQAAAQQALEGGTRTDDVLRTVEAVAATGTPTVVMTYWNPVERYGVERFAAGLADAGGAGLITPDLTPDFAPEWIAAADRHGLDKIFLVAPSSTPERVAMTVRASRGFVYATAVMGVTGARTTTSDLAGPLVARTKKAVAEAGLDLPVGVGLGVGNGDQAAEVASYADAVIVGSAFVRTLLDHPDDRAAGLEALRALTRDLAEGVRRG, encoded by the coding sequence ATGAGCGCGACGACCCCCATGCAGTCCGTCTTCGAGCGGACCCGCGCCGAGGGCCGGGCCGCCCTGGTCGGCTACCTGCCGGCCGGCTTCCCCGACGTCCAGGGCGGCATCGACGCGATGCTGGCCATGGTCGAGGCCGGCTGCGACGTCATCGAGGTCGGGCTGCCCTACTCCGACCCGGTGATGGACGGCCCCACCATCCAGGCCGCCGCGCAGCAGGCGCTCGAGGGCGGCACCCGCACCGACGACGTGCTGCGCACCGTCGAGGCGGTCGCCGCCACCGGCACCCCCACCGTCGTGATGACCTACTGGAACCCGGTCGAGCGCTACGGCGTCGAGCGGTTCGCCGCCGGCCTGGCCGACGCCGGGGGAGCAGGCCTGATCACCCCCGACCTGACCCCCGACTTCGCCCCGGAGTGGATCGCCGCCGCCGACCGGCACGGCCTCGACAAGATCTTCCTCGTCGCGCCCTCCTCGACCCCCGAGCGGGTCGCGATGACGGTGCGCGCCAGCCGCGGCTTCGTCTACGCGACGGCCGTCATGGGCGTGACCGGGGCCCGCACCACCACCAGCGACCTCGCCGGCCCGCTCGTGGCCCGCACCAAGAAGGCCGTGGCCGAGGCGGGCCTCGACCTGCCGGTCGGCGTCGGGCTCGGGGTCGGCAACGGGGACCAGGCGGCCGAGGTGGCGTCGTACGCCGACGCGGTGATCGTCGGCTCGGCGTTCGTGCGCACGCTGCTCGACCACCCCGACGACCGCGCCGCGGGCCTCGAGGCCCTGCGCGCGCTGACCCGCGACCTGGCCGAGGGGGTACGACGTGGCTGA
- the trpB gene encoding tryptophan synthase subunit beta: protein MSSTSSPAPPPSTPSPSGRFDADAQGWFGGPEQGWGGRFMPEALIAALDELTEAWTDAMADPAFVGEFEHVLRDYAGLPSPLFHATRLSEQVGCRVLLKREDLNHTGAHKIRNVLGQALLTKRMGKTRVIAETGAGQHGVASATAAAYFGLDCTVYMGAVDTRRQALNVARMHLLGAKVVPVESGSATLKDAINEALRDWVASVDHTAYLFGTAAGPHPFPSMVRDFTRGIGDEARAQCLEQYGVLPDAIAACVGGGSNAIGLFSAFLEDDDVAIYGFEPGGEGVDTPRHAATIHAADRGVLHGARTYVLQDADGQTLESHSISAGLDYPGVGPQHAHLAATGRATYLPVTDDEAMSAMSLLSRAEGIIPAIETAHAVAGALRVAERLAVEKGPEATVLISLSGRGDKDMGTAIEYFGLGDPDKVTEEPVG, encoded by the coding sequence ATGAGCAGCACCAGCAGCCCCGCCCCGCCGCCGTCCACCCCCTCCCCGTCGGGGCGCTTCGACGCCGACGCCCAGGGCTGGTTCGGCGGGCCCGAGCAGGGCTGGGGCGGCCGCTTCATGCCCGAGGCGCTGATCGCCGCTCTCGACGAGCTCACCGAGGCCTGGACCGACGCGATGGCCGACCCCGCCTTCGTGGGCGAGTTCGAGCACGTGCTGCGCGACTACGCCGGCCTGCCCAGCCCGCTGTTCCACGCCACCCGGCTCAGCGAGCAGGTCGGCTGCCGGGTGCTCCTCAAGCGCGAGGACCTCAACCACACCGGCGCCCACAAGATCCGCAACGTGCTGGGCCAGGCGCTGCTGACGAAGCGGATGGGCAAGACCCGCGTCATCGCCGAGACCGGGGCGGGCCAGCACGGCGTGGCCAGCGCGACGGCCGCGGCGTACTTCGGGCTCGACTGCACCGTCTACATGGGCGCCGTCGACACCCGTCGCCAGGCGCTCAACGTGGCGCGCATGCACCTGCTGGGCGCCAAGGTGGTGCCGGTCGAGTCCGGCAGCGCCACGCTCAAGGACGCCATCAACGAGGCGCTGCGCGACTGGGTCGCCTCGGTCGACCACACCGCCTACCTCTTCGGCACCGCCGCCGGTCCGCACCCGTTCCCGAGCATGGTGCGCGACTTCACCCGCGGCATCGGCGACGAGGCCCGCGCCCAGTGCCTCGAGCAGTACGGCGTGCTGCCCGACGCGATCGCCGCCTGCGTGGGCGGCGGGTCCAACGCGATCGGTCTCTTCAGCGCGTTCCTCGAGGACGACGACGTCGCGATCTACGGCTTCGAGCCCGGGGGGGAGGGCGTCGACACCCCGCGCCACGCGGCCACCATCCACGCCGCCGACCGGGGCGTGCTCCACGGCGCGCGCACCTACGTGCTGCAGGACGCCGACGGCCAGACGCTGGAGTCCCACTCGATCAGCGCCGGTCTCGACTACCCCGGCGTCGGGCCCCAGCACGCCCACCTCGCCGCCACCGGCCGCGCGACGTACCTGCCGGTGACCGACGACGAGGCGATGAGCGCGATGTCGCTGCTCAGCCGGGCCGAGGGCATCATCCCCGCCATCGAGACCGCCCACGCGGTCGCCGGCGCGCTGCGGGTGGCCGAGCGGCTGGCCGTGGAGAAGGGCCCGGAGGCCACCGTGCTGATCAGCCTCTCGGGGCGCGGCGACAAGGACATGGGCACCGCCATCGAGTACTTCGGGCTCGGCGACCCCGACAAGGTGACCGAGGAGCCCGTCGGATGA
- the trpC gene encoding indole-3-glycerol phosphate synthase TrpC gives MSVLDDIVAGVRVDLAERQATTSLSDLRAALADVDAPRDPMPHLRAPGSSVIAEVKRRSPSKGALADIPDPTVLAREYAAGGAAAISVLTEQRRFGGSLADLRAVRAAVDTPLLRKDFIVTDYQLWEARAAGADLALLIVAALDDDELRRLHDLAGELGLTALVEVHDEAETERAVALGAPLVGVNARNLKTLEIDQATFGRLAPQIPDDVVKVAESGVLGPDDVRRHVGEGARAVLVGEALVKDGDPRAAVTAMTGVQA, from the coding sequence GTGTCCGTCCTCGACGACATCGTCGCCGGCGTCCGGGTCGACCTCGCCGAGCGCCAGGCCACCACGTCGCTGAGCGACCTGCGTGCGGCGCTCGCCGACGTCGACGCGCCGCGCGACCCGATGCCGCACCTGCGCGCCCCCGGCTCGAGCGTGATCGCCGAGGTCAAGCGGCGCAGCCCCAGCAAGGGCGCGCTCGCCGACATCCCCGACCCCACCGTGCTGGCGCGCGAGTACGCCGCCGGCGGGGCGGCCGCGATCAGCGTGCTGACCGAGCAGCGCCGCTTCGGCGGGTCGCTGGCCGACCTGCGCGCGGTGCGCGCCGCGGTCGACACCCCGCTGCTGCGCAAGGACTTCATCGTCACCGACTACCAGCTGTGGGAGGCCCGCGCCGCCGGCGCCGACCTGGCGCTGCTGATCGTGGCCGCGCTCGACGACGACGAGCTGCGCCGCCTGCACGACCTGGCCGGCGAGCTCGGGCTCACGGCCCTGGTCGAGGTGCACGACGAGGCCGAGACCGAGCGCGCGGTCGCGCTCGGCGCGCCGCTGGTGGGCGTCAACGCCCGCAACCTCAAGACCCTCGAGATCGACCAGGCCACCTTCGGCCGGCTGGCCCCGCAGATCCCCGACGACGTGGTCAAGGTCGCCGAGTCGGGCGTCCTCGGCCCCGACGACGTGCGCCGCCACGTCGGCGAGGGCGCCCGCGCGGTCCTCGTCGGCGAGGCCCTCGTCAAGGACGGCGACCCCCGGGCCGCCGTCACCGCCATGACAGGAGTCCAGGCATGA
- a CDS encoding CD225/dispanin family protein encodes MSYSEPPPPPPQYGQPAYGGGPDSAPPPNNLVWAILSTLFCCLPLGVVSIVFAAQVNSKWQAGDHAGARESADKAKKFAIWSAVAGIVVIVLYVVVVIAVMGAGTV; translated from the coding sequence ATGAGCTACTCCGAGCCGCCTCCCCCGCCGCCCCAGTACGGCCAGCCCGCCTACGGCGGCGGCCCCGACTCCGCCCCGCCGCCCAACAACCTGGTCTGGGCGATCCTCAGCACCCTCTTCTGCTGCCTGCCGCTGGGCGTCGTCTCGATCGTCTTCGCCGCGCAGGTCAACAGCAAGTGGCAGGCCGGCGACCACGCGGGGGCCCGCGAGTCGGCCGACAAGGCCAAGAAGTTCGCGATCTGGTCGGCGGTGGCCGGCATCGTCGTCATCGTGCTCTACGTGGTCGTCGTCATCGCGGTCATGGGTGCCGGCACGGTGTGA
- a CDS encoding DUF2752 domain-containing protein: MLDELDEHPVVPAPAARRAPGRAWLPFVATGLLGLGAAAVVATVDPHEPGHYPTCPFLSVTGLYCPGCGSLRTLSSLAGGDLVGAAARNPLTLLALPLLLLAYLQWGRRLAGRGTWSPTSLPARWIWLLLGALLAFWVLRNLPGWDVLSPA; the protein is encoded by the coding sequence ATGCTCGACGAGCTCGACGAGCACCCCGTCGTCCCGGCGCCCGCCGCCCGGCGGGCGCCGGGACGCGCCTGGCTGCCCTTCGTGGCGACCGGCCTCCTGGGGCTGGGCGCCGCCGCCGTGGTCGCCACCGTCGACCCGCACGAGCCGGGGCACTACCCGACGTGCCCGTTCCTGTCCGTCACCGGGCTGTACTGCCCGGGCTGCGGCAGCCTGCGCACGCTCAGCTCGTTGGCCGGCGGCGACCTGGTCGGGGCGGCCGCGCGCAACCCGTTGACGCTGCTGGCCCTGCCACTGCTCCTGCTCGCCTACCTGCAGTGGGGCCGCCGGCTGGCCGGGCGGGGCACCTGGTCGCCCACCTCCCTGCCCGCACGCTGGATCTGGCTCCTGCTGGGCGCGCTGCTGGCGTTCTGGGTGCTGCGCAACCTGCCCGGCTGGGACGTCCTGTCCCCTGCGTGA
- a CDS encoding DUF2752 domain-containing protein, with protein MSVLAPAPSPPTRRERLRAPGLVVGGLALATLALRLRDPHVAGSWGLCPSAALGFWCPGCGGLRAVNDLTHGDVAAAASSNLLLVVLAPVVVVLLGLWALSRWRGRPVARLRGRAAPVVLVTALAAVAAFTLLRNLPLPLGGWLAP; from the coding sequence ATGAGCGTCCTGGCCCCCGCCCCCTCGCCGCCGACGCGGCGCGAGCGGCTCCGGGCGCCGGGGCTGGTCGTCGGCGGGCTGGCGCTGGCCACCCTGGCCCTGCGCCTGCGCGACCCGCACGTCGCCGGCAGCTGGGGGCTGTGCCCCTCCGCCGCGCTGGGGTTCTGGTGCCCCGGGTGCGGGGGGCTGCGCGCGGTCAACGACCTCACCCACGGCGACGTCGCCGCCGCGGCCTCGAGCAACCTGCTGCTGGTCGTCCTCGCGCCGGTCGTCGTGGTGCTGCTGGGCCTGTGGGCGCTCTCGCGCTGGCGCGGCCGGCCGGTGGCGCGGCTGCGCGGGCGTGCCGCCCCGGTGGTCCTGGTGACGGCGCTGGCCGCGGTCGCGGCCTTCACCCTGCTGCGGAACCTGCCGCTGCCCCTCGGCGGCTGGCTCGCCCCCTGA
- a CDS encoding HGxxPAAW family protein, giving the protein MSNSHGNTPAAWTAVVVGLLGFTVGSVGLLFSPVSYPVFWAGVAITVAAGLVFLVMAKMGLHEESGH; this is encoded by the coding sequence ATGTCGAACAGCCACGGCAACACCCCCGCAGCCTGGACCGCGGTGGTCGTGGGACTCCTCGGGTTCACCGTCGGCAGCGTGGGCCTGCTCTTCAGCCCCGTGAGCTACCCGGTCTTCTGGGCGGGCGTGGCGATCACCGTCGCCGCCGGCCTCGTCTTCCTCGTGATGGCCAAGATGGGCCTGCACGAGGAGTCCGGCCACTGA
- a CDS encoding Trp biosynthesis-associated membrane protein, translated as MAEPARARRTFAPVVLLGLAAGALVAVAGTRPGVDVDGDPGSGVTASVGLGGTDTAYDMPLVTSLALVALAAWGVVLVTRGVVRRGVVVVGVVAALGALAAAATAWGSLADDLRTALQQVGAADADVSHTGWYAAAVAGSVLLVAASLAALRLVPHWPEMGSRYDAPSGGAGAAATAAATRPVEELSDLDLWRALDEGHDPTAPDDEDTSGPDRGAG; from the coding sequence GTGGCTGAGCCCGCTCGCGCGCGGCGCACCTTCGCGCCGGTCGTGCTGCTCGGCCTGGCCGCCGGTGCCCTGGTGGCGGTGGCCGGCACCCGCCCGGGCGTCGACGTCGACGGCGACCCCGGCTCCGGCGTCACCGCCTCGGTCGGGCTCGGCGGGACCGACACCGCCTACGACATGCCGCTGGTGACCTCGCTGGCGCTGGTCGCGCTGGCGGCCTGGGGCGTGGTCCTGGTGACCCGCGGCGTGGTGCGCCGCGGCGTCGTGGTCGTCGGCGTCGTCGCCGCACTGGGTGCGCTCGCGGCCGCCGCGACCGCCTGGGGGAGCCTGGCCGACGACCTGCGCACCGCCCTGCAGCAGGTGGGGGCCGCCGACGCCGACGTCTCCCACACCGGCTGGTACGCCGCCGCCGTCGCCGGCTCGGTGCTGCTCGTGGCCGCCTCGCTGGCCGCGCTGCGGCTGGTGCCGCACTGGCCCGAGATGGGCAGCCGCTACGACGCCCCGTCGGGTGGCGCGGGCGCCGCCGCGACCGCTGCGGCCACCCGCCCCGTCGAGGAGCTCTCCGACCTCGACCTGTGGCGCGCGCTCGACGAGGGGCACGACCCGACCGCCCCCGACGACGAGGACACGTCCGGGCCGGACCGGGGTGCGGGCTGA
- the hisI gene encoding phosphoribosyl-AMP cyclohydrolase: MTDQLDPAVAARLKRTSDGLVPAVAQQHDTGEVLMLGWMDDTALARTLSTGRATYWSRSRGEYWVKGDTSGHVQHVVEVRLDCDGDTLLVKVDQVGAACHTGEHTCFDADLLPLTGAADRG; encoded by the coding sequence ATGACCGACCAGCTCGACCCGGCCGTCGCCGCACGGCTCAAGCGCACCAGCGACGGGCTCGTCCCCGCCGTGGCCCAGCAGCACGACACCGGCGAGGTGCTGATGCTGGGCTGGATGGACGACACCGCCCTGGCCCGCACCCTCTCGACCGGGCGGGCGACGTACTGGTCGCGCAGCCGCGGGGAGTACTGGGTCAAGGGCGACACCTCCGGGCACGTCCAGCACGTCGTCGAGGTGCGCCTCGACTGCGACGGCGACACCCTCCTGGTCAAGGTCGACCAGGTCGGGGCCGCCTGCCACACCGGCGAGCACACCTGCTTCGACGCCGACCTGCTCCCCCTGACCGGTGCCGCCGACCGTGGCTGA